A segment of the Bacillus pseudomycoides genome:
AATCGTCTACTGTTTCACCTTTTGTAATGCGCTCTTTAAATTCAACTGTTTTCCCTTTTAATTGTTCATCAGTTAACGGTTGAATCGATGATTCTAACGCTTCTATTTGATCTACAATTTTCTGCATACGTTTAATTTGGCGCTGGTTTACATCAAACACCTTTTTTAAAATACCGATCATAGGAAATACGCTCCTCTTTTATTAAAATAAAACTTCCGATCGTGCTCTATATAACAGCCCACTAATCAGTCGTTATAAAACGTTAATTTATTTTCTACTATTTTTTCTCCTCATTCAAAAACAAAAAAGTATAAACCTAATGATAATTGTAACACTTGTTTTATAACTATGACAACAACTGGCCAAACACATAGCCTAAATTAGCTGAAACTTTGATCAATAAAGAGTTTTGTAGAGCGTTTTGATTCTTAGGCTAGCTCTTTCCCACAATAACAGAATAAAGAATGAAAGACTTTCATACCAAATAAAAAACGCAGCCTTTTACAGCTGCGTTTTCTGCTTATTTATTTTGTTTCAATTAATCCATATTTTCCATCTTTGCGGCCATATACAACATTAGTTTCATTTGTATCCGCGTTTGTGAAGACGAAGAAGTTATGGCCTAACATATCCATTTGTAAAATAGCTTCTTCAATGTCCATTGGTTTTAAATCAAATCGTTTTGTACGTACCAGTTCTAACTCATCTTCTTTTACCTCTTCCAAAGTTGCCGCTGGTTCAGTAAGGATGAATGTAGTTTTCGGAGAACCTTTTTCACGTAATTTACGATTTACTTTTGTTTTATGTTTACGAATTTGTCGCTCAATTTTATCAACCACTAAATCAATTGCAGCGTACATATCGCTATGAGTTTCTTCAGCGCGAAGTAATAAATCTGTAAATGGGATTGTTACTTCGACACGTTGTTTGTCAGAGTATACTTTTAAATTAACTTTAATCTCTGG
Coding sequences within it:
- the hpf gene encoding ribosome hibernation-promoting factor, HPF/YfiA family, whose protein sequence is MKFNIRGENIEVTPALKEYVEKKLSKLGRYFDTFPEIKVNLKVYSDKQRVEVTIPFTDLLLRAEETHSDMYAAIDLVVDKIERQIRKHKTKVNRKLREKGSPKTTFILTEPAATLEEVKEDELELVRTKRFDLKPMDIEEAILQMDMLGHNFFVFTNADTNETNVVYGRKDGKYGLIETK